CGTGGCCGGGGCGCAGGACGTCCTGGTGCTCTATGGGGATACGCCCCTGCTGGAGGCCGATCTGCTGCGCCAGTTGATCGACGCCCACCGCCGGTCGGGTGCGGCGGCCACCCTCCTGACCGCGCAGCTGGACGACCCGACGGGCTACGGCCGGATCGTCCGGGATGAGGCGGGCCGGGTGGTGCGCATCGTGGAAGAGGCCGACGCAACCCCGCCCCAGCGGGCCATCCGGGAGGTCAACACCGGCATGGCCTGCTTCCGGCGGGAGCCCCTGTTCGACTCCCTCCGCCGCCTCACGCCGGCCAACGCCCAGGGGGAGTACTACCTGGTGGACGTGGTGGCGCTACTTCACCAGCAGGGCCTGGCGGTCCACACCGTCACTGCCCCCGATCCCCGGCAGGTGGAAGGGGTCAACGACCGGGAGGCGCTGGCCCGGGCGGAAGCCATCCTGCGCGACCGCATCCGGAAGCGGTGGATGGCGGCGGGCGTGACCCTGATCGACCCGGCCAGCGCCTGGATCGATGACGACGTGGAGATCGGGCGGGACACGGTGATCTTCCCCAACACGGTGGTGGCGGCGGGCTCTCGCATCGGGGAGGGCTGCCGCCTGGGCCCCGGCGCCCACATCACGGGCAGCGTCCTGGGCAACCAGGTGCAGGTTTGGTATTCGGTGGTAGAAGACAGCCAGCTGGGTGACGGCTGCCGGGTGGGCCCCTTCAGCCACCTGCGGCCAGGCTGCCGCCTCGCTCCCGGCGTCCACATCGGCAACTTCGCCGAGCTGAAGAATGCGGAGGTGGGCCCCGGGTCCAAGGTGAACCACCACTCCTATCTGGGCGATGCCCAGGTGGGCGCCGGCGTCAACATCGGCGCC
This is a stretch of genomic DNA from Thermaerobacter sp. PB12/4term. It encodes these proteins:
- the glmU gene encoding bifunctional UDP-N-acetylglucosamine diphosphorylase/glucosamine-1-phosphate N-acetyltransferase GlmU, yielding MDHPLHAVILAAGLGKRMRSNRAKVLHPVAGRPMVEHVVRAAEGAGAGRVVVVVGHQGEQVQALLGDRVVYAWQHQPLGTGHAVLQAEAAVAGAQDVLVLYGDTPLLEADLLRQLIDAHRRSGAAATLLTAQLDDPTGYGRIVRDEAGRVVRIVEEADATPPQRAIREVNTGMACFRREPLFDSLRRLTPANAQGEYYLVDVVALLHQQGLAVHTVTAPDPRQVEGVNDREALARAEAILRDRIRKRWMAAGVTLIDPASAWIDDDVEIGRDTVIFPNTVVAAGSRIGEGCRLGPGAHITGSVLGNQVQVWYSVVEDSQLGDGCRVGPFSHLRPGCRLAPGVHIGNFAELKNAEVGPGSKVNHHSYLGDAQVGAGVNIGAGTVTVNYDGFRKHRTIIEDEAFIGCNANLVAPVRVGQGAYVAAGSTINQDVPPGALAIARERQVNKEGWAARWRQRARGRNGDGVR